One window of Streptococcus troglodytae genomic DNA carries:
- a CDS encoding DUF1033 family protein, translating into MYQVIRMYGAMEPWWFLDDWKEDIIKVLEFDNYHEALQCYQKEWVKLRRRYSNFNSHGDIMTAFWNKQDQHWCEECGDYVQRYHSLALLTDWQEIPSSWFRPAFTKRNDTPFRPKCFIKQKNEQGQN; encoded by the coding sequence ATGTATCAAGTAATCAGAATGTATGGGGCTATGGAGCCGTGGTGGTTTTTGGATGATTGGAAAGAAGATATTATCAAGGTCCTTGAATTTGACAATTATCATGAAGCTTTGCAGTGTTACCAAAAAGAATGGGTAAAATTACGTCGCCGTTATTCCAACTTTAATAGTCATGGCGATATTATGACAGCTTTTTGGAATAAACAAGATCAACATTGGTGTGAAGAATGTGGTGACTATGTACAGCGGTATCATTCTCTTGCGCTTTTAACAGACTGGCAGGAAATCCCTAGCTCTTGGTTTCGACCAGCATTTACTAAACGAAATGATACCCCTTTTCGTCCCAAATGTTTTATTAAGCAAAAGAATGAACAAGGACAAAATTAG